A DNA window from Helianthus annuus cultivar XRQ/B chromosome 15, HanXRQr2.0-SUNRISE, whole genome shotgun sequence contains the following coding sequences:
- the LOC110913597 gene encoding uncharacterized protein LOC110913597, giving the protein MTGLDGDSIALTRDQLAALIDARVAEALATNPEGPSTYTQPRVGILGAFLECKPHPFDGTEGAIGLLHWIRRVESTFEEGESPCSKRVEYATSTFQGKAFSWWNAQVQMLRLADANATPWDDFKDLIREEFYHRDDMQKLEMEYYGLKMVGSEIEAYTKRSNDLAALCPNLSQPPYKRIALYLRGLVPEVQGSVIATKPLTIQQVIRLAHHFTNQAVEEGRLPRRVTATTNAFEYGKRKWDDYQSGSPSTISPQAQQRRVVGSEGPDPRTGGYQRKRPKCDKCGRHHNGPCARNKCQRCNKVGHEAKDYRSPHPARQNQPQQQQHHGNIRGCFQCGAEGHIKMSCPQINQQQPQQQQGNNRGCYKCGKVGTSFQLLKATAKVCYL; this is encoded by the coding sequence ATGACCGGACTCGATGGAGACAGCATAGCCCTGACAAGGGACCAACTGGCGGCCCTGATAGACGCTCGGGTCGCTGAAGCCTTAGCAACCAACCCAGAAGGACCATCCACATACACCCAACCCCGAGTTGGCATCCTCGGGGCGTTCTTGGAATGCAAACCACACCCCTTCGATGGCACGGAAGGAGCAATAGGTCTTTTACATTGGATCAGGAGGGTCGAGTCTACGTTCGAAGAAGGTGAAAGCCCATGTAGCAAACGAGTAGAGTACGCCACTAGCACGTTTCAAGGAAAAGCGTTTTcgtggtggaacgcgcaagtccAGATGCTCAGATTGGCAGATGCAAATGCCACACCATGGGACGATTTCAAGGACCTAATCAGGGAAGAATTCTATCACAGGGATGACATGCAGAAGCTGGAAATGGAATACTATGGGTTAAAGATGGTTGGCTCGGAGATCGAAGCGTACACGAAAAGGTCCAATGACTTGGCTGCATTGTGTCCTAACTTGTCGCAgcctccctacaagcgaatcgCCCTCTACCTTAGGGGCTTAGTTCCAGAAGTCCAGGGTTCAGTGATTGCAACCAAACCCCTTACAATCCAGCAAGTCATCCGTCTAGCACACCATTTCACAAACCAAGCGGTAGAAGAGGGCAGATTGCCCAGGCGTGTAACTGCTACAACTAATGCTTTTGAATACggcaaacgcaagtgggatgactACCAAAGTGGGAGTCCCAGCACCATATCACCTCAAGCTCAACAAAGGAGGGTCGTTGGGAGCGAGGGCCCTGACCCGCGAACGGGTGGTTACCAAAGAAAACGACCGaagtgtgacaagtgtggccGACATCACAACGGGCCCTGTGCAAGGAACAAGTGTCAGCGGTGTAATAAggtggggcatgaggccaaggattatAGGAGCCCTCATCCCGCAAGGCAGAACCAACCGCAGCAACAACAACATCATGGGAACATCAGGGgctgtttccagtgtggagccgAGGGGCACATTAAGATGAGTTGTCCCCAGATAaatcaacaacaaccacaacagcagcaaGGAAACAACCGTGGATGCTACAAATGTGGA